Proteins encoded in a region of the Mercenaria mercenaria strain notata chromosome 1, MADL_Memer_1, whole genome shotgun sequence genome:
- the LOC123535504 gene encoding uncharacterized protein LOC123535504: protein MNPQQMKLSDEVMSIDQRLDFLETQLQTLIKGQEFIIRTLNRTNGKDGHHTKQPPPQKSKQKRSTQSSKFDASQLLHLPEALQRNIVRFTEDLSFNQTDIPDQLISTGCLSEDECTMIASRSSSKDQTRLLLRKIKARDPQMIEKFLDIVGQDHPHLQKEVNNTLEEIVKEHKHKPVCIICIMQLTVDLRDIGDYLWQNKIISDDTYDDIYENENFQRTRPFIWSNIINCINNYDTHNNAIEILMNALESNYGHISENLRDLERPLCCSCCKRRRVRRKRQISDYESLIDESTTSERTQSLQSSQSLYSGSLPKFSLDNIDENSAGQLFALYEYRRQISSHFEPQDDTENVDNEANQDQSLQFNASPEELPSLAGIDQGNKRPQLMHSISTSSDATVCDTPLTGPDIADNPAGETDNKLSSDLDENADIQDIQLYDNQFDSSDLDETADTKDTQFYENQFYGLPQDLQDTKSDTVSEMEVHDVTNKLLQSCVKESATETDPAFQHKNVRIERDKHESFSDTNDYVKDLSAKMENPKA, encoded by the exons ATGAATCCACAGCAAATGAAATTGTCAGATGAAGTAATGTCAATAGATCAGAGACTAGACTTCCTGGAGACACAACTTCAAACACTGATTAAAGGTCAAGAATTTATTATCAGAACACTGAACAGGACCAATGGGAAAGATGGACACCATACAAAACAGCCACCGCCTCAAAAATCTAAACAAAAAAGAA GTACGCAATCTTCCAAATTTGATGCATCTCAACTGTTGCACTTGCCAGAGGCACTGCAGAGAAACATTGTAAGATTTACAGAGGATCTTTCATTTAACCAAACTGACATTCCTGATCAATTAATCTCAACAGGATGTCTCAGTGAAGACGAATGTACAATGATTGCTTCAAGATCAAGCTCCAAAGACCAAACCAGACTCCTTTTACGCAAGATCAAAGCTCGTGACCCTCAGATGATAGAGAAATTCCTTGACATTGTCGGACAAGATCATCCCCATCTTCAGAAAGAAGTCAATAACACTTTAGAAGAGATTGTTAAAGAACATAAACACAAACCTGTGTGCATAATTTGCATTATGCAATTGACTGTAGATCTAAGGGACATTGGCGACTACCTTTGGCAAAATAAGATAATATCGGACGATACATACGATGATATTTACgagaatgaaaattttcaaagaacCAGACCTTTCATTTGGAGCAACATTATTAACTGCATTAACAATTATGATACTCATAACAATGCTATTGAGATCTTAATGAACGCCCTGGAATCAAATTACGGCCACATTTCAGAAAATCTCAGAGACCTAGAGAGACCCTTATGTTGTTCCTGCTGCAAGAGACGTAGAGTAAGACGGAAACGACAGATATCAGATTATGAGAGTCTGATTGATGAAAGCACCACATCAGAAAGAACACAATCCCTGCAAAGCTCACAAAGTTTGTACAGCGGGTCTTTACCAAAATTTTCATTAGACAATATTGATGAAAATTCTGCAGGACAGCTTTTCGCATTATATGAGTATCGAAGGCAAATTTCCAGTCATTTTGAACCACAAGATGACACTGAAAATGTTGATAATGAggcaaatcaagatcaaagtcTCCAATTCAATGCCTCTCCTGAAGAGCTGCCAAGTTTAGCTGGTATAGATCAAGGTAACAAGAGACCGCAGCTGATGCATAGTATAAGCACAAGTAGTGATGCAACTGTATGTGACACACCTTTAACTGGTCCTGATATAGCAGACAATCCGGCAGGTGAGACTGACAATAAACTTTCATCTGATCTAGATGAAAATGCTGACATTCAAGATATCCAGTTGTATGATAATCAGTTTGATTCATCTGATCTAGATGAAACTGCAGATACTAAAGATACCCAGTTTTATGAGAATCAGTTCTATGGTCTTCCTCAGGACTTACAAGATACTAAATCGGACACAGTCTCAGAAATGGAAGTTCATGATGTAACAAACAAACTTCTCCAAAGTTGTGTTAAAGAATCAGCAACAGAAACTGATCCAGCATTTcaacataaaaatgtcagaatTGAAAGAGACAAACATGAAAGTTTTAGTGATACTAATGATTATGTGAAAGATTTGTCTGCAAAAATGGAAAACCCTAAGGCATAG